The following DNA comes from Corynebacterium atrinae.
AATGAACGCCTCCGCCATGTCCAGCGTGTAGGGCTGGGGAATGGTGGTGAAGTCAATCATGCGCTGATCCTGACAGCAGGCGTAGAGGTCGGCCGCGTCGGCGCTAACAAGCGGACGCAATGCGATGCCTCCGCCGCGCAGGCGGACATCCTTGACTTCCCACAGGTTCATGGCTGCCAAGTTTAGCTGCCGAACCCCTTACCAGGAGCTGGTTTCATTAACGTTGCCCTTCTTCCATGTCTCCCAAGGGATGTTCCAATCGCCCAGGCCGTCATAGCCCGAGAGCGTGCCGGCGATAGTGTTCTTCACCACGACCGGATCGCCGCGCTTGACCGAGTTCTGGAACCAGTTGGCAGCCTCGGTGGTGACGTTGATGCAACCGTGGGACACATTGGAATAGCCCTGCTGCCCCACCGACCACGGGGCCGCGTGGACGTAAATCCCGGAGTAGGACATCTGCGTGGCGTAATCGACCATCGTCTTGTACCCACCGGAATCGTGCGAGAGCCCGAAAGTTTCCGAGTCCATGAGCAGCTGGCTATGCGAATCACCAATGATGTACGTGCCGTTCGGCGTCGGCCAACGATCCGCGCCGAGCGACACCGGAATCGAGCGCAGGACCTCGCCGTTCTTGGTCACGGTCATGGTCTTGGTGGCGTCATCAACCACGGTCATCACCTCATCGCCGATGGTGAACTTTGCCGCATTATCCGAGTCGCCGTACACTCCATCGCCAAGCTCCTGGCCATAGATATCAGCCTTCACCGCGACGGACGTGCCCGGAGTCCAGAACTCCTCCGGCCGCCAGCGCACCTCACGATTATTGAGCCAGAAGAACTGCCCGTCCACCTTCGGTTCCGTCGTAATGGTGATCGCATCTTGCGCCGCTTGCCGATCCGGGATCGCCTGCGAGAAGCGGAAAGCAATCGTCTGCGCCACCCCCACCGTCGAACCATCGAGCGGCGACAGCGCCACCGAAGCAATGCTCGTCGGCGTCGCCGTGGCGAAGGTGGACTTCGTCGTCTCGCCGTTCTTATCCTTCGCCGTGACGGTGTACGTCCGGTTATAACCCAGCACCTCATCGGTGGTCCAGGACTTCTTATCCTCGCTCAGCTTGGACTGGATGACCTTCCCATCCTCATTGACCATCTCCACACTCGCGAGGCCCTCATCCTGCGACTCCACCGTCACCGGCGTCGCCGGATCATACTTCTTGGTGCCATCTTTAACGGAGACCTTCGGCGCCGGCTTCGCCTCCGGCTCGCTTATCGACGCCTCCCCTTCCGCACCCTGCTGCCTATCCAGCGTGCATGCAGCCAGTCCCACCGCCGCAAACATGGTGACTGCTGCCACCACTGCCACCCGCCTCACGGCGGACACCGAAATTCTCACTACTCACACCTCAAGATTGCCCAATAATCGGGTCCAGCCTAGCCCCGCCCCCAACGCTTTTGGCCCTCCGCTGGACCAAAAAGAGGTTTCGTCATCGAACTGTTGCCTAATACACAGGAATACGGACTCACCCATACCGAAACCCACACAAATCCAACCCTTGACCAGGCGATTTTACTACCACGCCACCCGCCTGTTATATTTTTCTTCGTTGCCAGCACGGTCCCCACACCGGGAACGAGCAGGAAACAACCTAAGCGCCATTAGCTCAATTGGTAGAGCAACTGACTCTTAATCAGTGGGTTCGGGGTTCGAGTCCCTGATGGCGCACCACATTTAAGGCCCCTACCTGCAGAAACAGGTAGGGGCCTTAAAGTTTGGGGGTCGGGCAAGGGCACGGTTATGGCACGGTTTGACTTTCAACTGGGGGTGCATTTTGGCACCCCCGCCCCCTGATCGCGACCGGTTGGGCTCAAGTAGCACAATGTGAGGCAGGCCCGGGCGTGTCGCGAGGACCAAGTGGTGCGGGCGCTAAAAGTGCGTTTCGAGTTCACTCATTAATCGAGTAGCGAGATCTGGGAACTCGATTAATGGGTGAAGTCGTATCGCACTTTTGGGTCTTACGGGGTGAGATCAGCGACAGACCCCTCTGAGCAGTGCGTTCCGGGTCCTCGCGGCGGTCAAGATGGTTGCCGAGTTGCTCCTTGCACGTTGTTGG
Coding sequences within:
- a CDS encoding L,D-transpeptidase, with the protein product MFAAVGLAACTLDRQQGAEGEASISEPEAKPAPKVSVKDGTKKYDPATPVTVESQDEGLASVEMVNEDGKVIQSKLSEDKKSWTTDEVLGYNRTYTVTAKDKNGETTKSTFATATPTSIASVALSPLDGSTVGVAQTIAFRFSQAIPDRQAAQDAITITTEPKVDGQFFWLNNREVRWRPEEFWTPGTSVAVKADIYGQELGDGVYGDSDNAAKFTIGDEVMTVVDDATKTMTVTKNGEVLRSIPVSLGADRWPTPNGTYIIGDSHSQLLMDSETFGLSHDSGGYKTMVDYATQMSYSGIYVHAAPWSVGQQGYSNVSHGCINVTTEAANWFQNSVKRGDPVVVKNTIAGTLSGYDGLGDWNIPWETWKKGNVNETSSW